In Phocoena phocoena chromosome 12, mPhoPho1.1, whole genome shotgun sequence, the following proteins share a genomic window:
- the TENT5A gene encoding terminal nucleotidyltransferase 5A isoform X1, whose amino-acid sequence MHQRYFWTDQGPVAFGGHFMAEGEGYFAMAEDELAGGPYIPLAGDFSGGDFGGGGGGGGGHCLDYCESPTAHCNVLNWEQVQRLDGILSETIPIHGRGNFPTLELQPSLIVKVVRRRLAEKRIGVRDVRLNGSAASHVLHQDSGLGYKDLDLIFCADLRGEEEFQTVKDVVLDCLLDFLPEGVNKEKITPLTLKEAYVQKMVKVCNDSDRWSLISLSNNSGKNVELKFVDSLRRQFEFSVDSFQIKLDSLLLFYECSENPMTETFHPTIIGESVYGDFHEAFDHLCNKIIATRNPEEIRGGGLLKYCNLLVRGFRPASDEIKTLQRYMCSRFFIDFSDIGEQQRKLESYLQNHFVGLEDRKYDYLMTLHGVVNESTVCLMGHERRQTLNLITMLAIRVLADQNVIPNVANVTCYYQPAPYVADANFSNYYVAQVQPVFTCQQQTYSTWLPCN is encoded by the exons ATGCATCAGAGATACTTTTG GACCGACCAGGGCCCAGTGGCGTTCGGCGGGCACTTCATGGCGGAAGGCGAAGGGTACTTTGCCATGGCTGAGGACGAGCTGGCCGGCGGCCCTTACATCCCCCTGGCCGGCGACTTTAGCGGCGGCGActtcggcggcggcggcggcggcggcggcgggcacTGCTTGGACTATTGCGAAAGCCCCACGGCGCACTGCAACGTGCTGAACTGGGAGCAAGTGCAGCGGCTGGACGGCATCCTGAGCGAGACCATCCCGATCCACGGGCGCGGCAACTTCCCCACGCTCGAGCTGCAGCCCAGCCTGATCGTGAAGGTGGTGCGGCGGCGCCTGGCCGAGAAGCGCATCGGCGTCCGCGACGTGCGCCTCAACGGCTCGGCCGCCAGCCACGTCCTGCACCAGGACAGCGGCCTGGGCTACAAGGATCTGGACCTCATCTTCTGCGCCGACCTGCGCGGGGAAGAGGAGTTTCAGACTGTGAAGGACGTCGTGCTGGACTGCCTGTTGGACTTCTTACCCGAAGGGGTGAACAAAGAGAAGATCACACCACTCACACTCAAG GAAGCTTATGTGCAGAAAATGGTTAAAGTGTGCAATGACTCTGACCGATGGAGTCTTATATCCCTGTCAAACAACAGTGGCAAAAATGTGGAACTGAAATTTGTGGATTCCCTCCGGAGGCAGTTTGAATTTAGTGTAGATTCTTTTCAAATCAAATTAGACTCTCTTCTCCTCTTTTACGAATGTTCAGAGAACCCAATGACTGAAACGTTTCACCCCACAATAATCGGGGAGAGTGTCTATGGAGATTTCCACGAAGCCTTTGATCACCTTTGTAACAAGATCATTGCCACCCGGAACCCGGAGGAAATCAGAGGGGGAGGCCTGCTTAAGTACTGCAACCTCTTAGTGAGGGGCTTTAGGCCCGCCTCTGATGAGATCAAGACCCTTCAGAGGTATATGTGTTCTAGGTTTTTCATCGATTTCTCAGACATTGGAGAGCAGCAGAGAAAACTGGAGTCCTATTTGCAGAACCACTTCGTGGGCTTGGAAGACCGCAAGTATGACTATCTCATGACCCTTCATGGAGTGGTGAATGAGAGTACCGTGTGCCTGATGGGACATGAAAGAAGACAGACTTTAAACCTGATCACAATGCTGGCTATCCGGGTGCTAGCTGACCAAAATGTCATCCCTAACGTGGCTAATGTCACTTGCTATTACCAGCCAGCCCCGTACGTAGCAGATGCCAACTTTAGCAATTACTACGTTGCACAGGTCCAGCCAGTGTTCACATGCCAGCAACAGACATACTCTACTTGGCTACCTTGCAATTAG
- the TENT5A gene encoding terminal nucleotidyltransferase 5A isoform X2 → MAEGEGYFAMAEDELAGGPYIPLAGDFSGGDFGGGGGGGGGHCLDYCESPTAHCNVLNWEQVQRLDGILSETIPIHGRGNFPTLELQPSLIVKVVRRRLAEKRIGVRDVRLNGSAASHVLHQDSGLGYKDLDLIFCADLRGEEEFQTVKDVVLDCLLDFLPEGVNKEKITPLTLKEAYVQKMVKVCNDSDRWSLISLSNNSGKNVELKFVDSLRRQFEFSVDSFQIKLDSLLLFYECSENPMTETFHPTIIGESVYGDFHEAFDHLCNKIIATRNPEEIRGGGLLKYCNLLVRGFRPASDEIKTLQRYMCSRFFIDFSDIGEQQRKLESYLQNHFVGLEDRKYDYLMTLHGVVNESTVCLMGHERRQTLNLITMLAIRVLADQNVIPNVANVTCYYQPAPYVADANFSNYYVAQVQPVFTCQQQTYSTWLPCN, encoded by the exons ATGGCGGAAGGCGAAGGGTACTTTGCCATGGCTGAGGACGAGCTGGCCGGCGGCCCTTACATCCCCCTGGCCGGCGACTTTAGCGGCGGCGActtcggcggcggcggcggcggcggcggcgggcacTGCTTGGACTATTGCGAAAGCCCCACGGCGCACTGCAACGTGCTGAACTGGGAGCAAGTGCAGCGGCTGGACGGCATCCTGAGCGAGACCATCCCGATCCACGGGCGCGGCAACTTCCCCACGCTCGAGCTGCAGCCCAGCCTGATCGTGAAGGTGGTGCGGCGGCGCCTGGCCGAGAAGCGCATCGGCGTCCGCGACGTGCGCCTCAACGGCTCGGCCGCCAGCCACGTCCTGCACCAGGACAGCGGCCTGGGCTACAAGGATCTGGACCTCATCTTCTGCGCCGACCTGCGCGGGGAAGAGGAGTTTCAGACTGTGAAGGACGTCGTGCTGGACTGCCTGTTGGACTTCTTACCCGAAGGGGTGAACAAAGAGAAGATCACACCACTCACACTCAAG GAAGCTTATGTGCAGAAAATGGTTAAAGTGTGCAATGACTCTGACCGATGGAGTCTTATATCCCTGTCAAACAACAGTGGCAAAAATGTGGAACTGAAATTTGTGGATTCCCTCCGGAGGCAGTTTGAATTTAGTGTAGATTCTTTTCAAATCAAATTAGACTCTCTTCTCCTCTTTTACGAATGTTCAGAGAACCCAATGACTGAAACGTTTCACCCCACAATAATCGGGGAGAGTGTCTATGGAGATTTCCACGAAGCCTTTGATCACCTTTGTAACAAGATCATTGCCACCCGGAACCCGGAGGAAATCAGAGGGGGAGGCCTGCTTAAGTACTGCAACCTCTTAGTGAGGGGCTTTAGGCCCGCCTCTGATGAGATCAAGACCCTTCAGAGGTATATGTGTTCTAGGTTTTTCATCGATTTCTCAGACATTGGAGAGCAGCAGAGAAAACTGGAGTCCTATTTGCAGAACCACTTCGTGGGCTTGGAAGACCGCAAGTATGACTATCTCATGACCCTTCATGGAGTGGTGAATGAGAGTACCGTGTGCCTGATGGGACATGAAAGAAGACAGACTTTAAACCTGATCACAATGCTGGCTATCCGGGTGCTAGCTGACCAAAATGTCATCCCTAACGTGGCTAATGTCACTTGCTATTACCAGCCAGCCCCGTACGTAGCAGATGCCAACTTTAGCAATTACTACGTTGCACAGGTCCAGCCAGTGTTCACATGCCAGCAACAGACATACTCTACTTGGCTACCTTGCAATTAG